The following are encoded together in the Bactrocera neohumeralis isolate Rockhampton chromosome 6, APGP_CSIRO_Bneo_wtdbg2-racon-allhic-juicebox.fasta_v2, whole genome shotgun sequence genome:
- the LOC126761018 gene encoding venom acid phosphatase Acph-1-like, translated as MSRTHFSNKHRLAMAGAAVAVVLLLLCLLSSNVLSFVSEDKADADTLELLHVVFRHGPRTPADTYPNDPHINQTFSPFGWGHITNNGKRELFGIGTWLRKRYADFMAPYYTPDVAHAQATGVARTHMTLQTVLASLFPPKDTPMEWHPKYNWQPVPVFSQPLNEDSLLLVRTPCPRYFEALGEVLELPNVKAEIEPYLGMLSELSLLTGMNLTQPEDIQSLYLTLLAEQEFGLKLPDWTKSYFPQQMQFLTDQSYIYNVYTPEMQKIKAGPFLQKMFTEMQEKRDGKLKPETRKIFIYTGHDTTVVNILSSLKIWKRQLPRYSVMTIFELHKNKLTGEYYVEVYFRSHAKAPLEKLTVPGCDFQCPLDKLIELSGDVLPNEPYDVRCASKNEGFTEPPLKGP; from the exons ATGTCGCGCACACATTTCTCTAATAAACATCGTCTAGCTATGGCTGGCGCAGCGGTGGCAGTGGTGCTTTTATTGTTATGTTTGCTTAGTTCAAACGTTCTTTCATTCGTGTCCGAAGACAAAGCCGATGCTGATACTTTAGAATTACTACATGTG GTTTTCCGACACGGACCACGAACACCCGCAGACACATATCCAAATGACCCACACATTAACCAGACATTCTCTCCTTTCGGATGGGGGCACATAACCAAT AACGGCAAGCGTGAGCTATTTGGCATTGGAACGTGGCTGCGCAAGCGTTACGCAGACTTCATGGCGCCATACTATACGCCAGAC GTGGCGCACGCTCAAGCAACGGGTGTTGCACGCACCCACATGACACTGCAGACAGTCTTGGCGAGTTTGTTCCCCCCAAAAGATACGCCCATGGAATGGCATCCGAAATATAATTGGCAGCCGGTGCCGGTGTTTTCGCAGCCACTCAATGAGGATTCT TTACTGTTGGTGCGCACACCTTGTCCGCGTTATTTTGAGGCTTTAGGTGAAGTTTTAGAGTTGCCAAATGTAAAAGCGGAAATTGAACCATACCTCGGCATGCTGAGCGAGTTGTCACTCTTAACCGGCATGAATTTAACGCAACCGGAAGACATACAATCGCTTTACCTAACACTTTTAGCAGAG CAAGAATTTGGTCTAAAACTTCCTGATTGGACGAAGAGTTACTTCCCTCAACAAATGCAGTTCCTAACCGATCAAAGCTACATTTATAATGTTTATACGCCAGAGATGCAAAAGATAAAGGCTGGACCATTTTTGCAGAAAATGTTCACTGAAATGCAGGAAAAACGCGACGGCAAACTGAAACCAGAGacgcgaaaaatatttatttacacaggACATGACACGACAGTGGTCAATATTTTGTCTAGCTTAAAAATATGGAAGCGACAGTTGCCACGTTACTCGGTTATGACTATTTTTGAATTGCACAAGAATAAGCTTACCGGAGAGTATTATGTAGAG GTTTACTTTCGAAGTCATGCCAAAGCGCCATTAGAGAAGCTGACAGTACCAGGCTGTGATTTTCAATGCCCCTTAGACAAATTAATTGAACTAAGTGGTGATGTACTTCCAAACGAGCCATATGATGTGCGTTGCGCTTCAAAGAATGAAGGTTTCACGGAGCCACCGCTCAAAGGACCTTAA